One window of Rhinoraja longicauda isolate Sanriku21f chromosome 9, sRhiLon1.1, whole genome shotgun sequence genomic DNA carries:
- the LOC144596957 gene encoding forkhead box protein G1-like, whose product MGDAEQPKMVPKSTSFSIKNILLPEDFHQNESTHRSDFPSGKGGETESGAVKADFKYQERPEAQVVSEGGDQKKEEKKQGKYDKPPFSYNALIMMAIRQSSEKRLTLNGIYEFIMRNFPYYRENKQGWQNSIRHNLSLNKCFVKVPRHYDDPGKGNYWMLDPSSDDVFIGGTTGKLRRRSVTSRGKLAFKRGLRLSTSGLGLVDRSNPLYWPLSPFLSLHHPHNALNYSSAASSFLNQAPSYSSLLSGCGSGVEQMASGDISHPLLRGSVQCGYTMNPCSVSLLAGQAGYFFPSLHHTQAVQQQNRPGMGNPGAPSSSPPLATSLLSETLRPSLSTFPSGLAAGFTSYLSQNAGGPNNAFLH is encoded by the coding sequence TTTGCTCCCCGAAGATTTTCATCAGAACGAGAGCACCCATAGAAGCGACTTCCCGAGCGGGAAAGGCGGCGAGACCGAGAGCGGGGCAGTCAAAGCTGACTTCAAGTACCAGGAGCGTCCGGAGGCACAGGTCGTCAGCGAGGGGGGCGATCAGAAGAAGGAGGAGAAGAAACAGGGGAAATATGACAAGCCGCCCTTTAGTTACAACGCTCTGATCATGATGGCAATCCGACAGAGCTCAGAGAAGCGCCTGACCCTCAACGGGATCTACGAGTTCATCATGAGGAATTTCCCTTACTACCGGGAGAACAAGCAAGGCTGGCAGAACTCCATCCGCCACAACCTCAGCCTCAATAAGTGTTTCGTCAAAGTGCCTCGGCATTACGACGACCCTGGCAAGGGCAATTACTGGATGCTGGACCCGTCCAGCGACGACGTGTTCATCGGCGGGACCACGGGCAAACTTCGCCGCAGGTCGGTCACGTCCCGGGGCAAATTGGCTTTCAAGAGGGGGCTTCGCCTTTCGACATCTGGACTGGGCTTGGTGGACCGCAGCAACCCCTTGTACTGGCCACTGTCACCCTTCCTTTCCTTGCACCATCCGCACAACGCTCTCAATTACTCCAGCGCCGCCTCCAGTTTTTTGAACCAGGCTCCCAGTTACAGCTCGTTGCTCAGCGGTTGTGGATCCGGGGTGGAGCAGATGGCGAGCGGGGATATCTCTCACCCGTTGTTGAGGGGATCTGTACAGTGCGGGTACACGATGAACCCGTGCTCCGTCAGCTTGCTGGCGGGGCAAGCCGGCTACTTCTTCCCATCCCTACATCACACGCAGGCggtgcagcagcagaacagaccCGGGATGGGGAATCCGGGTGCACCCTCCAGCTCACCTCCACTAGCCACTTCCCTTCTCTCCGAGACCCTCAGACCGTCCCTTTCCACCTTCCCATCCGGACTGGCCGCTGGATTTACCAGCTACCTGTCGCAGAATGCAGGGGGCCCCAACAACGCGTTTTTGCACTGA